A section of the Saccharopolyspora gregorii genome encodes:
- a CDS encoding sugar phosphate isomerase/epimerase family protein, whose translation MPRPVTLFTGQWADLPFEEVCRLAAGWGYDGLEIACSGDHFEVDRALAEDDYVQGRLDLLAAHGLEVWTLSNHLVGQAVCDHPIDERHRGILPSRIWGDGAPEGVRTRAAEELKDTARAAAKLGVSTVVGFTGSSIWHTVAMFPPVPAEMVERGYADFAERWNPILDVFDEEGVRFAHEVHPSEIAYDYWTTRRALEAIGHRPAFGLNFDPSHFLWQDLDPVTFLWDFQDRIYHVDCKESVKQFNGRNGRLGSHLPWADPRRGWDFVSTGHGDVPWEPIFRGLNAIGYSGPISVEWEDAGMDRMLGAPDALAFVRKLAAIEPPAVAFDAAFSTEA comes from the coding sequence ATGCCGAGACCGGTCACGTTGTTCACCGGCCAGTGGGCCGACCTGCCGTTCGAGGAGGTGTGCCGGCTGGCCGCCGGATGGGGCTACGACGGGCTGGAGATCGCCTGCTCCGGGGACCACTTCGAGGTGGACCGGGCGTTGGCCGAGGACGACTACGTGCAGGGGAGGCTGGACCTGCTCGCCGCGCACGGGCTGGAGGTGTGGACGCTGTCGAACCACCTGGTGGGTCAAGCGGTGTGCGACCACCCGATCGACGAGCGGCATCGCGGGATCCTGCCGTCCCGGATCTGGGGCGACGGTGCACCGGAGGGCGTGCGGACCCGTGCGGCGGAGGAGCTGAAGGACACCGCGCGGGCGGCGGCGAAGCTCGGCGTGTCCACCGTGGTCGGGTTCACCGGCTCCTCCATCTGGCACACCGTGGCGATGTTCCCGCCGGTCCCGGCGGAGATGGTGGAGCGCGGCTACGCCGACTTCGCCGAGCGGTGGAACCCGATCCTGGACGTGTTCGACGAGGAGGGGGTGCGGTTCGCGCACGAGGTCCACCCGAGCGAGATCGCCTACGACTACTGGACGACGCGGCGCGCGCTGGAGGCGATCGGGCACCGCCCCGCGTTCGGGTTGAACTTCGACCCGAGCCACTTCCTGTGGCAGGACCTGGACCCGGTGACGTTCCTGTGGGACTTCCAGGACCGGATCTACCACGTGGACTGCAAGGAGTCGGTGAAGCAGTTCAACGGCCGCAACGGCCGGCTCGGCTCGCACCTGCCGTGGGCGGATCCGCGGCGCGGCTGGGACTTCGTCTCCACCGGGCACGGGGACGTGCCGTGGGAGCCGATCTTCCGGGGGCTCAACGCGATCGGCTACTCCGGGCCGATCTCGGTGGAGTGGGAGGACGCGGGCATGGACCGGATGCTGGGCGCCCCGGACGCGCTCGCGTTCGTCCGGAAGCTGGCGGCGATCGAGCCGCCCGCGGTCGCCTTCGACGCGGCGTTCAGCACCGAGGCGTAG